A genomic stretch from Burkholderia pyrrocinia includes:
- a CDS encoding SDR family NAD(P)-dependent oxidoreductase, with the protein MIVFVTGASAGFGAAIARAFVKGGHRVVATARRKDRLDALAAELGDALLPLELDVRDRAAVEAVPAALPAEFAALDVLVNNAGLALGVEPAHKASLDEWQTMIDTNCSGLVTVTHALLPGMIERGRGHIFNLGSVAGTYPYPGGNVYGATKAFVRQFSLNLRADLIGTPLRVTDIEPGLCGGTEFSNVRFRGDDAKAANVYQNVQPLTSEDIADTIYWIATRPAHVNINTIEMMPVAQAPAGLTIHRG; encoded by the coding sequence ATGATCGTGTTCGTCACAGGCGCGTCCGCCGGCTTCGGCGCCGCCATCGCCCGTGCCTTCGTCAAAGGAGGCCACCGCGTCGTCGCGACCGCGCGTCGCAAGGATCGTCTCGATGCGCTCGCCGCCGAGCTCGGCGATGCCCTTCTGCCGCTCGAGCTCGACGTGCGCGACCGCGCGGCCGTCGAAGCCGTGCCGGCCGCCCTTCCCGCCGAATTCGCGGCGCTCGACGTGCTCGTCAACAACGCCGGCCTCGCGCTTGGCGTCGAGCCGGCCCACAAGGCCAGCCTCGACGAATGGCAGACCATGATCGACACGAACTGCTCGGGCCTGGTGACCGTCACGCACGCGCTGCTGCCCGGCATGATCGAGCGCGGCCGCGGCCATATCTTCAATCTCGGTTCGGTTGCCGGCACCTATCCGTATCCGGGCGGGAACGTATACGGCGCAACCAAGGCTTTTGTCCGACAATTCAGCCTGAACCTGCGCGCCGACCTGATCGGCACGCCATTGCGCGTGACCGACATCGAGCCGGGTCTGTGCGGCGGCACGGAATTCTCGAACGTCCGCTTCCGCGGCGACGACGCGAAGGCGGCGAACGTGTACCAGAACGTCCAGCCGCTCACGTCCGAGGACATCGCCGACACGATCTACTGGATCGCGACGCGCCCGGCACACGTGAACATCAACACGATCGAGATGATGCCGGTCGCCCAGGCGCCGGCGGGCCTCACGATCCATCGCGGCTG
- the glyA gene encoding serine hydroxymethyltransferase, translating to MFDRAQSTIANVDPEVFAAIEQENRRQEDHIELIASENYTSPAVMAAQGSQLTNKYAEGYPGKRYYGGCEYVDVVEQLAIDRVKQLFGAEAANVQPNSGSQANQGVFFAMLKPGDTIMGMSLAHGGHLTHGSPVNMSGKWFNVVSYGLNENEDIDYEAAEKLAQEHKPKLIIAGASAFSLKIDFERLAKIAKSVGAYLMVDMAHYAGLIAAGVYPNPVPHADFVTTTTHKSLRGPRGGVILMKSEYEKPINSAIFPGIQGGPLMHVIAAKAVAFKEALSPEFKAYQEKVVENARVLAETLVKRGLRIVSGRTESHVMLVDLRAKNITGKAAEAALGAAHITVNKNAIPNDPEKPFVTSGVRLGSPAMTTRGFGPAEAEQVGNLIADVLDNPEDAATIERVRAQVAELTKRFPVYR from the coding sequence ATGTTTGACAGAGCCCAAAGCACCATCGCGAACGTCGATCCCGAAGTCTTTGCAGCGATCGAGCAGGAAAACCGCCGCCAGGAAGATCACATCGAGCTGATCGCGTCGGAAAACTACACGAGCCCGGCCGTGATGGCCGCGCAGGGCTCGCAGCTCACGAACAAGTACGCGGAAGGTTATCCGGGCAAGCGCTACTACGGCGGCTGCGAGTACGTCGATGTGGTCGAGCAGTTGGCGATCGACCGCGTGAAGCAGCTGTTCGGCGCGGAAGCCGCGAACGTGCAGCCGAACTCGGGTTCGCAGGCGAACCAGGGCGTGTTCTTCGCGATGCTCAAGCCGGGCGACACGATCATGGGCATGAGCCTCGCGCACGGCGGCCACCTGACGCACGGCTCGCCGGTGAACATGTCGGGCAAGTGGTTCAACGTGGTGAGCTACGGCCTGAACGAGAACGAAGACATCGACTACGAAGCGGCCGAGAAGCTCGCGCAGGAACACAAGCCGAAGCTGATCATCGCGGGCGCGTCGGCGTTCTCGCTGAAGATCGATTTCGAACGTCTGGCTAAGATCGCGAAGTCGGTGGGCGCGTACCTGATGGTCGACATGGCACACTACGCGGGCCTGATCGCGGCCGGCGTGTACCCGAACCCGGTGCCGCACGCTGATTTCGTGACGACGACGACGCACAAGAGCCTGCGCGGCCCGCGCGGCGGCGTGATCCTGATGAAGTCCGAGTACGAGAAGCCGATCAACTCGGCGATCTTCCCGGGCATCCAGGGCGGCCCGCTGATGCACGTGATCGCGGCGAAGGCGGTGGCGTTCAAGGAAGCGCTGTCGCCGGAATTCAAGGCATACCAGGAAAAGGTGGTCGAGAACGCGCGCGTGCTGGCTGAAACGCTGGTGAAGCGCGGGCTGCGGATCGTGTCGGGCCGTACGGAAAGTCACGTGATGCTGGTCGACCTGCGCGCGAAGAACATCACGGGCAAGGCAGCGGAAGCGGCGCTGGGTGCGGCGCACATCACGGTGAACAAGAACGCGATCCCGAACGACCCGGAAAAGCCGTTCGTGACGAGCGGCGTGCGCCTGGGTTCGCCGGCGATGACGACGCGCGGCTTCGGGCCGGCGGAAGCGGAGCAGGTGGGCAACCTGATCGCCGACGTGCTGGACAACCCGGAAGATGCAGCGACGATCGAGCGCGTGCGTGCGCAGGTCGCCGAGCTGACCAAGCGTTTCCCGGTCTATCGCTGA
- the nrdR gene encoding transcriptional regulator NrdR, with product MRCPFCRHDDTQVVDSRVSEDGAAIRRRRRCSACDKRFTTYERVELSLPFVVKKDGSRTEFDRRKIVASMQLALRKRPVAADAIDAAVARIEYQLLATGEREVRSEKLGELVMNELRGLDTIAYVRFASVYRRFEDVSEFADVIEEFRRASPAKTPRKR from the coding sequence ATGCGCTGCCCGTTCTGCCGGCATGACGACACGCAGGTCGTTGACTCGCGCGTGTCCGAAGATGGCGCCGCGATTCGGCGGCGCCGTCGCTGCTCGGCTTGCGACAAGCGCTTCACGACGTACGAGCGGGTCGAGCTGTCCCTGCCGTTCGTCGTGAAGAAGGACGGCAGCCGTACGGAATTCGACCGTCGCAAGATCGTCGCCAGCATGCAACTCGCGCTGCGCAAGCGGCCGGTTGCTGCCGACGCGATCGACGCGGCGGTCGCCCGCATCGAATATCAACTGCTCGCGACAGGCGAGCGTGAAGTGCGTAGCGAGAAGCTCGGCGAACTCGTGATGAACGAGTTGCGCGGCCTCGATACGATTGCTTATGTCCGCTTCGCATCGGTGTATCGCCGGTTCGAGGACGTTTCCGAATTTGCCGACGTGATCGAAGAGTTCCGTCGCGCCTCTCCCGCCAAGACTCCGCGTAAGCGCTGA
- a CDS encoding GspH/FimT family pseudopilin encodes MGLRYPSLKNVVRRSGGFTLVELMVVIALVAGLALHAAPAFDQWRLRERVDARSLALLGALSFARTEATRLGVRVTLCRAGNDGACLRAGERCDPAEWSCDWLVSGQFDGQSRVLRRYPRDAEVAVAGAAHDLAFAPPVGQAIGGIRRFELRPRRDPSGADDARASRCVRIAAGGRARVVAGRCDAA; translated from the coding sequence ATGGGACTGCGCTATCCATCCTTGAAAAACGTGGTACGACGCTCGGGCGGGTTCACGCTCGTCGAGCTGATGGTCGTTATCGCGCTGGTGGCCGGGCTCGCGCTCCATGCGGCGCCCGCGTTCGACCAGTGGCGCTTGCGCGAACGCGTGGACGCGCGCTCGCTTGCGTTGCTCGGGGCGCTGTCGTTCGCACGTACCGAGGCGACGCGTCTCGGCGTGCGCGTCACGCTGTGCCGGGCCGGGAACGACGGCGCCTGTTTGCGTGCCGGCGAGCGGTGCGATCCAGCCGAATGGTCGTGCGACTGGCTCGTCAGCGGGCAATTCGACGGGCAGTCGCGCGTGCTGCGGCGCTATCCGCGCGATGCCGAAGTGGCCGTCGCGGGCGCCGCGCACGATCTGGCTTTCGCACCGCCGGTCGGCCAGGCGATCGGCGGAATCCGGCGTTTCGAATTGCGTCCGCGCCGCGACCCGTCCGGAGCCGACGACGCACGCGCTTCGCGTTGCGTGCGGATTGCGGCGGGCGGCCGCGCGCGCGTTGTCGCCGGCCGTTGCGACGCGGCGTGA
- a CDS encoding type IV pilus modification PilV family protein, with amino-acid sequence MTMRNAMRGTSLIEAMLAVALLATVMLAVAGSQLAMARTQRATIWRERALWLADARIERPRAGAGADDGLAALAAASLPGGAMTLDDEPAGVRYAIVGWRGGNAAVSPRCEGAGASAQPPSCVRIPFREAGADER; translated from the coding sequence ATGACCATGCGCAACGCAATGCGCGGCACGTCGCTGATCGAGGCGATGCTGGCCGTCGCGCTGCTCGCGACCGTGATGCTGGCGGTGGCCGGCAGCCAGCTTGCGATGGCGCGCACGCAGCGGGCGACGATCTGGCGTGAACGCGCGCTGTGGCTGGCCGATGCGCGTATCGAGCGCCCGCGCGCCGGCGCAGGAGCCGACGACGGTCTCGCGGCGCTGGCGGCTGCATCGTTGCCCGGCGGTGCGATGACGCTCGACGACGAGCCGGCCGGCGTCCGGTACGCGATTGTCGGCTGGAGAGGCGGCAATGCAGCGGTTTCGCCGCGATGCGAAGGTGCAGGTGCATCGGCGCAGCCGCCGTCTTGCGTCCGGATTCCGTTTCGGGAGGCTGGTGCAGATGAACGCTGA
- a CDS encoding PilW family protein, with translation MNADCRMRAHTLLEVLIAMTVGLLVLAAAGALYHAQRVAQRRAEDGFRMRDAAGTALMLIGQQLQMAGFRPLDAEGASSLPPVFGCSMARVRGDGAQVRCEPARASSDALLIRYVGDAVSTWPTVSGQVSDCLGQGVGVSGERAPVENRFDAHVSPSTGEPELYCEGNGRPGTPQPVVSGIDQLRARYLRRGGMQFVDADAMRVDDWRDVVAVHVCVRARGEPMREPARHVDCDGRAAVAQDGHARLTLHRVVALRNAAIAFDDTLRDATHAREVLR, from the coding sequence ATGAACGCTGATTGCCGCATGCGTGCGCATACGCTGCTCGAAGTGCTGATCGCGATGACCGTCGGTCTCCTCGTGCTGGCGGCAGCCGGTGCGCTGTATCACGCGCAGCGCGTTGCGCAGCGGCGCGCGGAAGACGGGTTCCGGATGCGCGATGCAGCCGGCACCGCGCTGATGCTGATTGGCCAGCAGCTCCAGATGGCGGGATTCCGGCCGCTCGATGCCGAAGGTGCGTCGTCGTTGCCGCCGGTGTTCGGTTGTTCGATGGCGCGCGTGCGCGGCGACGGTGCGCAGGTGCGGTGCGAACCTGCGCGCGCTTCATCGGACGCGCTGCTGATCCGGTATGTCGGCGATGCCGTGTCGACGTGGCCGACGGTGAGCGGCCAGGTGTCGGATTGCCTCGGGCAGGGTGTCGGCGTGTCCGGCGAACGGGCTCCGGTGGAGAACCGCTTCGATGCGCACGTCAGCCCGTCGACGGGCGAGCCCGAACTGTACTGCGAAGGAAACGGCCGTCCAGGCACGCCACAGCCGGTCGTGTCGGGCATCGATCAGTTGCGTGCGCGCTATCTTCGCCGCGGTGGCATGCAGTTCGTCGATGCCGATGCAATGCGTGTCGACGACTGGCGCGATGTCGTGGCCGTGCATGTCTGCGTGCGGGCGCGCGGCGAACCGATGCGCGAGCCGGCCCGTCACGTCGACTGCGACGGTCGCGCTGCGGTTGCACAGGACGGCCATGCACGTTTGACGCTGCATCGTGTCGTCGCGTTGAGGAATGCAGCGATCGCATTCGACGATACGTTGCGCGACGCAACGCACGCACGCGAGGTGTTGCGATGA
- a CDS encoding type IV pilin protein produces MNGSASVDRSAGFTLLELMIVLAIVAVLAGWGIPSYREHVVRVHRASAVSALYRAAQYLETLDGAPPPALPDALAQAPPDGRAVYRLTLRRPDGDDSPVTYELEASPLDTGPMHDDACGAFTLRSDGTKGNARRDGADEQGAACWGMR; encoded by the coding sequence ATGAACGGTTCCGCGTCCGTGGACCGATCGGCGGGATTCACGCTGCTCGAGCTGATGATCGTGCTCGCGATCGTCGCGGTGCTGGCCGGATGGGGCATCCCGTCGTATCGCGAGCATGTCGTGCGCGTTCACCGCGCGTCGGCGGTGTCCGCGCTGTATCGGGCGGCCCAATATCTCGAAACGCTGGACGGTGCGCCGCCGCCGGCATTGCCGGACGCGCTCGCGCAGGCGCCGCCGGACGGCCGGGCCGTTTATCGATTGACGCTCAGGCGGCCGGACGGCGACGACTCGCCGGTAACCTACGAGCTGGAAGCAAGCCCGCTCGACACGGGCCCGATGCACGACGATGCGTGCGGCGCCTTCACGCTGCGTTCGGACGGGACGAAGGGCAATGCGCGACGGGATGGCGCCGACGAACAGGGTGCTGCTTGCTGGGGCATGCGCTGA
- a CDS encoding DUF3318 domain-containing protein → MSQNVTGNAHRPHSSRSHWSASQHRALRKELLILRSEVERLELAAAAGEMRQAVTRFSWLKVFIPGLSGSKFSQSAKNLNASLGHLVNQYPMLSSLASLVLAKPVRSLLRASAGPALKWGTLGFAAWEVYRIWKQSRDERELDAHDD, encoded by the coding sequence ATGAGCCAGAACGTCACGGGCAATGCACACCGCCCCCATTCGTCGCGATCGCACTGGAGCGCATCGCAACATCGCGCGCTCCGCAAGGAATTGCTGATCCTGCGATCCGAAGTCGAGCGGCTCGAACTCGCGGCGGCCGCCGGCGAAATGCGCCAGGCCGTCACGCGCTTCAGCTGGCTCAAGGTATTCATCCCCGGCCTTTCCGGCAGCAAGTTCAGCCAGTCCGCAAAAAACCTGAACGCGAGCCTCGGCCACCTCGTCAACCAGTATCCGATGCTGAGTTCGCTCGCGTCGCTCGTGCTGGCGAAACCCGTTCGCTCGCTGCTGCGCGCGAGCGCGGGCCCCGCGCTGAAGTGGGGCACGCTCGGCTTCGCCGCATGGGAGGTCTACCGGATCTGGAAGCAGTCGCGCGACGAGCGCGAGCTCGACGCACACGACGACTGA
- a CDS encoding phage holin family protein produces MTTDTTSQPSGQGPLRRLVGSAIGLLQTRLELVGIELAEEKERLMGVLFLGLAAMMLATMALMSLTVLVAIAFWDTYRWQSLAAITALYAAGGIVCALKARSGLRDAPTVFEATLAELDKDRELFRGKP; encoded by the coding sequence ATGACGACAGACACCACCTCGCAGCCATCCGGCCAAGGACCGCTGCGCCGCCTCGTCGGCTCCGCGATCGGGCTTCTGCAAACGCGCCTCGAACTGGTGGGCATCGAGCTTGCCGAAGAGAAGGAACGCCTGATGGGCGTGCTGTTCCTCGGGCTCGCCGCAATGATGCTCGCGACGATGGCGCTCATGAGCCTGACCGTGCTCGTCGCGATCGCGTTCTGGGATACCTATCGCTGGCAATCGCTCGCAGCGATCACCGCGCTGTATGCCGCAGGCGGCATCGTGTGCGCGCTGAAGGCGCGCTCGGGCCTGCGCGACGCGCCGACCGTGTTCGAGGCGACGCTCGCCGAACTCGACAAAGACCGCGAACTGTTCCGCGGCAAGCCGTGA
- a CDS encoding DUF883 family protein: protein MSEINKEKLMSDIKTVLADAEDLLKQAASSTGDRAAELREKAMSRLKQAKDKAADVQVVVVEKGKKAARATDDYVHEHPWTSIGVAAGVGVLIGLLINRK from the coding sequence ATGTCGGAAATCAACAAGGAGAAACTGATGTCGGATATCAAAACCGTTCTCGCGGACGCCGAAGACCTGCTCAAGCAAGCCGCCAGCAGCACGGGCGACCGTGCGGCCGAGCTGCGCGAGAAAGCCATGTCGCGCCTGAAGCAGGCCAAGGACAAGGCAGCCGACGTCCAGGTCGTGGTCGTCGAGAAAGGCAAGAAGGCCGCGCGCGCGACCGACGATTACGTGCACGAGCATCCGTGGACGTCGATCGGCGTTGCAGCCGGCGTCGGCGTGCTGATCGGTCTGCTGATCAACCGCAAGTAA
- a CDS encoding peroxiredoxin produces the protein MSLRLGDIAPDFEQESSLGPIKFHEWLGDSWGVLFSHPADYTPVCTTELGLTSKLKGEFEKRNVKVIALSVDGVESHKGWINDINETQSTVVGFPIIADADRKVSQLYDMIHPNANETLTVRSLFVIDPNKKVRLTITYPASTGRNFDEVLRVIDSLQLTDNYKVATPGNWKDGDDVVIVPSLQDPEELKKRFPKGFNAVRPYLRLTPQPNK, from the coding sequence ATGAGTCTGCGTCTTGGCGACATCGCACCGGATTTCGAGCAGGAATCGAGCCTGGGCCCGATCAAGTTTCACGAGTGGCTCGGCGACAGCTGGGGCGTCCTGTTCTCCCACCCGGCCGACTACACGCCGGTGTGCACGACGGAACTCGGGCTGACCTCGAAGCTGAAGGGCGAATTCGAGAAACGCAACGTGAAGGTGATCGCGCTGTCGGTCGACGGCGTCGAATCGCACAAGGGCTGGATCAACGACATCAACGAAACGCAGTCGACGGTCGTCGGCTTCCCGATCATTGCCGATGCGGACCGCAAGGTTTCGCAGCTGTACGACATGATCCATCCGAACGCGAACGAAACGCTGACGGTGCGCTCGCTGTTCGTGATCGACCCGAACAAGAAGGTGCGGCTCACCATCACCTATCCGGCCAGCACGGGCCGCAACTTCGACGAAGTGCTGCGCGTGATCGACTCGCTGCAACTGACCGACAACTACAAGGTCGCGACGCCCGGCAACTGGAAGGACGGCGACGATGTCGTGATCGTGCCGTCGCTGCAGGATCCGGAAGAGCTGAAGAAGCGTTTCCCGAAGGGCTTCAATGCGGTGCGTCCGTATCTGCGCCTCACGCCGCAGCCGAACAAGTAA
- a CDS encoding acyl-CoA dehydrogenase yields the protein MSAATFHWDDPLLLDQQLTEEERMVRDAAQAYAQDKLAPRVTEAFRHERTDAAIFREMGEVGLLGPTIPEEYGGPGLNYVSYGLIAREVERVDSGYRSMMSVQSSLVMVPIHEFGSDAQKQKYLPKLATGEWIGCFGLTEPNHGSDPGSMVTRAKKVPGGYSLSGAKMWITNSPIADVFVVWAKLEENGKDAIRGFILEKGWKGLSAPAIHGKVGLRASITGEIVLDEVFVPEENLMPNVSGLRGPFTCLNSARYGIAWGALGAAESCWHTARQYVLDRQQFGRPLAANQLIQKKLADMQTEITLGLQGVLRLGRMKDEGTAAVEITSIMKRNSCGKSLDIARLARDMLGGNGISDEFGVARHLVNLEVVNTYEGTHDIHALILGRAQTGIQAFF from the coding sequence ATGAGTGCTGCAACTTTTCATTGGGACGATCCGCTGCTGCTCGACCAGCAACTGACCGAGGAAGAGCGGATGGTGCGCGATGCCGCGCAGGCTTACGCGCAGGACAAGCTCGCGCCGCGCGTCACCGAAGCGTTCCGCCACGAACGCACCGACGCAGCCATCTTCCGCGAGATGGGTGAAGTCGGCCTGCTCGGCCCGACGATTCCGGAGGAATACGGCGGCCCCGGCCTCAATTACGTGAGCTACGGGCTGATCGCGCGCGAAGTCGAGCGCGTCGATTCGGGCTACCGGTCGATGATGTCCGTGCAGTCGTCGCTCGTGATGGTGCCGATTCACGAATTCGGCTCGGACGCGCAGAAGCAGAAATACCTGCCGAAACTCGCGACCGGCGAATGGATCGGCTGCTTCGGGCTGACCGAGCCGAACCACGGCTCCGATCCGGGCAGCATGGTCACGCGCGCGAAGAAGGTGCCCGGCGGCTACTCGCTGTCCGGCGCGAAGATGTGGATCACGAATTCGCCGATCGCCGACGTGTTCGTCGTGTGGGCGAAGCTCGAAGAGAACGGCAAGGACGCGATCCGCGGCTTCATCCTCGAGAAGGGCTGGAAAGGCCTGTCGGCGCCCGCGATCCACGGCAAGGTCGGGCTGCGCGCATCGATCACCGGCGAAATCGTCCTCGACGAGGTGTTCGTACCCGAAGAGAACCTGATGCCGAACGTGAGCGGCCTGCGCGGCCCGTTCACCTGCCTGAACTCGGCGCGCTACGGGATCGCATGGGGCGCGCTCGGCGCCGCCGAATCGTGCTGGCACACCGCGCGCCAGTACGTGCTCGACCGCCAGCAGTTCGGCCGGCCGCTTGCCGCGAACCAGTTGATCCAGAAGAAGCTCGCCGACATGCAGACCGAAATCACGCTCGGCCTGCAAGGCGTGCTGCGCCTCGGCCGGATGAAGGACGAAGGCACGGCGGCCGTCGAGATCACGTCGATCATGAAGCGCAATTCGTGCGGCAAGTCGCTCGACATCGCCCGGCTCGCGCGCGACATGCTCGGCGGCAACGGCATCTCCGACGAATTCGGCGTCGCGCGCCACCTCGTGAATCTCGAAGTGGTCAACACGTACGAAGGCACGCACGACATCCACGCGCTGATCCTCGGCCGCGCGCAGACAGGCATCCAGGCATTCTTCTGA
- a CDS encoding IclR family transcriptional regulator: protein MTLSTIDETMIDERKFVVALARGLDLLRAFRPGETMLGNRDFAERTGLPKATVNRLAYTLTVLGYLRYDETLGKYALDAGVLSLGYALLSGSGTIDLARPHMQALAREIGAAVSLGCRDGLDMIYLETIRSETALTLGLAPGSRLSMLTSSMGRAYLAVQPEDVRRALYAELHRAAGGAADADALVAAAQQAVAEFSAGGCCYSFRAWHMDVNAAAVPFREPREGRWLILSCSGPASSMNEDVFRTQVGPKLKALAQRLGQTA, encoded by the coding sequence ATGACACTTTCAACCATCGACGAAACCATGATCGACGAACGCAAGTTCGTCGTCGCGCTCGCGCGCGGGCTCGACCTGCTGCGCGCATTCCGGCCCGGCGAGACGATGCTCGGCAACCGTGACTTCGCGGAGCGCACGGGGCTGCCGAAGGCGACCGTGAACCGGCTGGCCTATACGCTGACCGTGCTCGGCTACCTGCGCTACGACGAGACGCTCGGAAAGTATGCGCTCGACGCCGGCGTGCTGTCGCTCGGCTACGCGCTGCTGTCGGGCTCGGGGACGATCGATCTCGCGCGGCCGCACATGCAGGCGCTCGCGCGCGAGATCGGCGCGGCCGTATCGCTCGGCTGTCGCGACGGGCTCGACATGATCTATCTGGAAACGATTCGCAGCGAGACCGCGCTGACGCTCGGGCTCGCGCCCGGTTCGCGGCTGTCGATGCTGACGAGTTCGATGGGGCGCGCGTACCTGGCCGTGCAGCCGGAGGACGTGCGCCGCGCGCTTTATGCGGAACTGCATCGCGCGGCCGGCGGCGCGGCCGACGCCGATGCGCTCGTCGCCGCCGCACAGCAAGCGGTGGCCGAGTTTTCGGCGGGCGGTTGCTGCTATTCGTTCCGCGCGTGGCACATGGACGTGAACGCGGCGGCCGTGCCGTTTCGCGAGCCGCGCGAGGGGCGCTGGCTGATCCTGAGCTGCAGCGGCCCCGCATCGTCGATGAACGAGGACGTGTTCCGTACGCAGGTCGGGCCGAAGCTGAAAGCGCTCGCGCAGCGGCTTGGGCAGACGGCGTGA
- a CDS encoding GFA family protein, translating to MSHPESMEGGCACGAIRYRIAHVPTDAGFCHCRLCQRTTGAAVVASASVPIDAFEYLQGEPTVYASSAWGERRFCGRCGAQLEYRLGDAPKTVEINYATLDEPSRLRPAWHVWYGDRFPGIEIDDDLPKYDDGGRA from the coding sequence ATGTCTCACCCGGAATCAATGGAAGGCGGATGCGCGTGCGGCGCGATCCGCTACCGTATCGCCCACGTTCCGACCGATGCCGGCTTCTGCCACTGCCGGCTCTGTCAGCGCACGACCGGCGCGGCGGTCGTCGCATCGGCATCGGTGCCGATCGACGCGTTCGAATACCTGCAGGGCGAGCCGACCGTCTACGCGTCGAGCGCGTGGGGCGAGCGGCGCTTCTGCGGCCGTTGCGGCGCGCAGCTCGAATACCGGCTTGGCGACGCGCCGAAAACGGTCGAGATCAATTATGCGACGCTCGACGAGCCGTCGCGGCTGCGCCCGGCGTGGCACGTCTGGTATGGGGATCGTTTCCCGGGCATTGAGATCGACGACGATCTGCCCAAGTACGACGATGGCGGACGAGCGTAA
- a CDS encoding EAL domain-containing protein encodes MIPPTIPELVARAGQLPYLRDHLALAEGGTASANLPERTLGSAYEPIYDVTMPGAPQSTSFTDAIERYGDELGFQAVTVVTGAAHDPVDSAVDDQTLVAIDRLSRALHAINFFGAQRHGLLFLRVHERLLKSVKYDHGKHFSSVLQRFGLPTERIVIELPAVAVAHKTFLGYLTRSYQHHGFKVADKLPDPGRILAVESDMARPDYIKMDAGIALRDGMVKALVAYAQRVRIPLIFDGVVDETQCELLRQHDVRFMQGPAFAKVVTA; translated from the coding sequence ATGATTCCGCCCACCATTCCCGAGCTGGTCGCCCGTGCCGGGCAACTGCCGTATCTGCGGGATCACCTCGCGCTTGCCGAAGGCGGCACCGCGAGCGCGAATCTGCCCGAGCGCACGCTCGGCAGCGCCTACGAACCGATCTACGACGTGACGATGCCCGGCGCGCCGCAATCGACGTCGTTCACCGACGCGATCGAGCGCTACGGCGACGAACTCGGCTTCCAGGCTGTTACGGTCGTCACCGGTGCCGCACACGATCCGGTCGACTCGGCCGTCGACGACCAGACGCTCGTCGCGATCGACCGCCTGTCGCGCGCGCTGCACGCGATCAACTTCTTCGGCGCGCAGCGCCACGGGCTGCTGTTCCTGCGCGTGCACGAACGGCTGCTCAAGAGCGTGAAGTACGACCACGGCAAGCATTTCTCGTCGGTGCTGCAGCGCTTCGGGCTGCCGACCGAACGGATCGTGATCGAGCTGCCGGCGGTCGCGGTCGCGCACAAGACCTTCCTCGGCTACCTGACGCGCAGCTACCAGCATCACGGCTTCAAGGTCGCGGACAAGCTGCCCGATCCGGGCCGCATCCTCGCGGTCGAATCGGACATGGCGCGGCCCGACTACATCAAGATGGATGCGGGCATCGCGTTGCGCGACGGGATGGTCAAGGCGCTCGTCGCGTATGCGCAGCGCGTGCGGATTCCGCTCATCTTCGACGGTGTCGTCGACGAGACGCAGTGCGAGCTGCTGCGCCAGCACGACGTGCGGTTCATGCAGGGGCCCGCATTTGCGAAGGTCGTGACGGCCTGA